Part of the Bacillota bacterium genome, TACGTCTTCCAGCACGGCGTTGTGTACGAGGCGATGTGGCTGCACCCGCTGATAGTACTCGCGCGGGAAAGCCAGCACCTGACCATTGGCAAATCCGAAAGCAGGGTGAGGGTGTTTCTCGGCGAACGCCAGCGGCAGCAGGGTGAAAACAGAGAACGGAACCATCAGCTTCAACAGACCCACGGGGAGACTGCTTGCGTGCAGGCTGGGAACGGCGGTGACCAGCTGCGCCTGTTCACCCTCCGCCAGAACCCGCGCCATCGAAGCGATGCTGGTTTCGTCCAAACTCAGGTCTGCGTCCAGAAACAGCAGCCAGTCACCCTGCGCGCGGCTGCCCAGTTGATGACATGCCCAGTTCTTGCCAACCCATTCGGGCGGTTTGGGTGGCGCGGTGAACCAGCCGAACGGTTCACCCGGTTGATACGGCGGCAGGTTTTCGCACAGCCATTCGGTACTGCCGTCTTCGGAACCGTCGTCGCACAGGATGACCTCAAAAGGCGCAGGCTTCTGGCAACGGAGCATCTGCACCAGACCCGGCAGGCGGTGTCGTTCGTTGCGGACGGGTATCAACACGCTCACCTTCGGCAAGCGGTGTGTGGGTTCCACCGCAAGCGGCACATGTCGCCGCCTCCAGTGCCTGAGGTTTGCCAGCAGAATCACGCACTGAACCAGCAGGATGGGCAGCACCCAGTGGGCAATCATTTCACTCCTTTGCCTCTTCGAACGCCTGTCTCCTGCTCGATCCGCTGTTGTAGCAGTTCCGCAGAAATCAGCACCATCGGGATGCCGTTGCCGGGCACCGTGCTTGCGCCCACAAAGTATACCCCATCGAACGGGGCACGGTTCGACGGGCGGAAGCAGGTGGACTGGAAGAAGTCGTGGCTCAGCCCGAACGCGGCTCCCTGCCACAAACCCATCGCTTCCCAATCGGCAGGGGAGATGTGATGGACAAAACGCACACCTTCCGGGCGCAAGCCCACTTCTCGCTCCAGTCGGCTCAGCACCTTTTGCAGTACTTCGTCTTTCACAGCAGTGGCGTCCTGTCCGGAACGGTTGGGCACGGGAACCAGCACATACAGGTTTTCGCTGCCTTCAGGCGCATCGGATGGCTCGGTGCGCACCGACAGGCAGGTGTAAAACGACGGGTCTTCGGGCACGGTTTTCTGCACGAAAATCTCCTGCAGGTTGCGTTCAAAGTCCCCGCTGAAGTGCACGTTGTGGTGCAGCAGCTCAGGCAGCTTGCCGTTATACCCGATTAGGAACACCAGCGCGCTGCACGAGTTGCGCCACTTTCGGGACGCCTGGTTGCTGGGGGGCAGCATGTTCTGGTAGGCGGTGGGCACATCGGTGTTCAGCACCACCACATCCGCCTTTATGGTTTCACCTGAGGCGAGGCGAACTCCCACTGCGCGCCCCGATTCGATCATCACCTCTTCCACGCGCTCGCCAGTGCGGATCTGCACGTTCTCTTCGCGCGCCAGCGTCTCCAGCGCACGCACCAGCTGGTACATCCCGCCGCGAGGAAACCACACCCCTTCTCCCGATTCCATGTAGGTGAGGATGCCATACACCCACGGTGCCTGCAGCGGCGATAGCCCCAGATACATGGTCTGGAAGGTGACCAGCATCTGCAGGCGCGGGTCGCGGGTGTAGCGGCGCACGCGGCGGTACAGGTTAGCCAGCAGACGGTGCTTCGCCAGCAAGCGGATTTGCCTTGCGCCCAACAGGTCAAACGGGGAGCGGTAGTTGCGGCGCACGAACGCAGGCACAACGTCGTGTAGCATTGCCGAAAGGTCCGCCATCAGCCGCAGGTAGCCGGGCACATCCGAGGGGGACATCTTCTGTGCGATTTCGCGCACCATGCTGGCGATGCATGGCGAGGAATCAAAGCGTGTGCCGTCAGCGTAGAAGACGCGGTAGGATGGGTTCAACAGCACCGGTTGCAGGTAGTCCTCCAGCCGACGGTGCAGGTCGCGGAAAAGTTTCTCCAGCGGGTCCAGCATC contains:
- a CDS encoding glycosyltransferase; amino-acid sequence: MIAHWVLPILLVQCVILLANLRHWRRRHVPLAVEPTHRLPKVSVLIPVRNERHRLPGLVQMLRCQKPAPFEVILCDDGSEDGSTEWLCENLPPYQPGEPFGWFTAPPKPPEWVGKNWACHQLGSRAQGDWLLFLDADLSLDETSIASMARVLAEGEQAQLVTAVPSLHASSLPVGLLKLMVPFSVFTLLPLAFAEKHPHPAFGFANGQVLAFPREYYQRVQPHRLVHNAVLEDVQLARMLKKRGDRLCILDGRTLFRVSMYDTLSEAVDGFSKNGVAICGSVFSAVVVALALLAVYLLPLVEGLLVGFTVWHGVDTLLSAMLFAASGWMAGLPVWYGALYPLSILIGEFVLWRSVLWYRRGKVLWKGREYRVR
- the crtI gene encoding phytoene desaturase, encoding MAVYAPHGNRAVAGGGHRSDVAGVGETTAEGNRHAGGIGMTHVVIVGGGIGGLAAAARLAHAGYRVTLLEQRAQLGGRVGLFERDGFRFDTGPTLLMMLDPLEKLFRDLHRRLEDYLQPVLLNPSYRVFYADGTRFDSSPCIASMVREIAQKMSPSDVPGYLRLMADLSAMLHDVVPAFVRRNYRSPFDLLGARQIRLLAKHRLLANLYRRVRRYTRDPRLQMLVTFQTMYLGLSPLQAPWVYGILTYMESGEGVWFPRGGMYQLVRALETLAREENVQIRTGERVEEVMIESGRAVGVRLASGETIKADVVVLNTDVPTAYQNMLPPSNQASRKWRNSCSALVFLIGYNGKLPELLHHNVHFSGDFERNLQEIFVQKTVPEDPSFYTCLSVRTEPSDAPEGSENLYVLVPVPNRSGQDATAVKDEVLQKVLSRLEREVGLRPEGVRFVHHISPADWEAMGLWQGAAFGLSHDFFQSTCFRPSNRAPFDGVYFVGASTVPGNGIPMVLISAELLQQRIEQETGVRRGKGVK